In one Lycium barbarum isolate Lr01 chromosome 7, ASM1917538v2, whole genome shotgun sequence genomic region, the following are encoded:
- the LOC132603111 gene encoding monogalactosyldiacylglycerol synthase 2, chloroplastic-like: protein MVTKVTSPRKSIHTVLERVGVYGFVGGSSQKRLKYDFQEDEDDTMEMVQIGAERTKNVLILMSDTGGGHRASAEAIRDAFNLEFGDQYRIFVKDVWKEYTGWPLNNMEQQYKFMVKHVGLWSVAFHGTSPRWIHSVYLAAIAAFYAKEVEAGLMEYKPDIIISVHPLMQHIPLCVLKWQGLQKKVIFVTVITDLNTCHRTWFHPGVNRLYCPSEEVAKRASLDRLGESQTRVFGLPIRPSFCRAVLSKDDLRIELEMDPTLPAVLLMGGGEGMGPVKKTAKALGEALFDKQLGKPIGQMIVICGRNEALASTLRSLEWNIPVQIKGFQKQMEKWMGACDCIITKAGPGTIAEALIRGLPIILNDYIPGQEKGNVPFVVDNGAGVFTRRPRETARIVAEWFTTKSDELKRMSANALKLAQPNAVFDIVKDIHELACQRGPLANIPYMLTSSFSSLI from the exons ATGGTGACTAAGGTGACTTCTCCTAGAAAATCAATACACACTGTTTTAGAGAGAGTTGGTGTTTATGGATTTGTTGGAGGTAGTAGCCAAAAGAGATTAAAATATGATTTtcaagaagatgaagatgatacCATGGAAATGGTGCAAATTGGTGCTGAAAGAACCAAAAATGTGCTTATTTTGATGAGTGATACTGGTGGTGGTCATAGAGCTTCAGCTGAGGCTATTAGAGATGCTTTCAATTTAGAATTTGGTGATCAATATagg ATTTTCGTCAAGGATGTTTGGAAGGAATACACAGGCTGGCCATTGAACAACATGGAGCAACAATACAAGTTCATGGTTAAACATGTTGGCCTTTGGAGCGTCGCATTTCATGGCACGTCCCCTCGGTGGATACACTCCGTCTATCTTGCTGCTATTGCCGCCTTCTATGCAAA GGAGGTAGAAGCTGGCCTGATGGAGTACAAGCCAGACATAATCATTAGTGTTCATCCTCTTATGCAGCACATTCCTTTATGTGTTCTTAAATGGCAAGGCCTGCAGAAAAAAGTAATTTTTGTAACAGTTATTACGGATCTCAACACTTGCCATCGCACATG GTTTCATCCGGGAGTCAATCGTTTGTACTGCCCCTCAGAGGAGGTAGCAAAGAGAGCCTCACTAGATCGCTTGGGAGAATCTCAAACACGTGTTTTTGGTTTGCCCATCCGGCCTTCTTTTTGCCGGGCAGTTCTTTCCAAAGATGACCTTAGAATAGAACTTGAGATGGACCCCACATTGCCAGCGGTTTTGCTGATGGGTGGCGGTGAAGGGATGGGTCCTGTGAAAAAAACTGCAAAGGCTCTTGGGGAAGCACTCTTCGATAAGCAACTTGGCAAACCTATAGGTCAAATGATTGTCATATGTGGACGCAACGAAGCCCTAGCATCCACATTACGATCACTCGAATGGAACATCCCCGTCCAG ATCAAAGGATTTCAGAAACAGATGGAGAAGTGGATGGGTGCTTGTGATTGTATTATCACAAAG GCTGGACCTGGTACAAttgcggaagcattaatcagggGACTTCCCATTATTCTGAACGACTACATCCCTGGACAA GAGAAGGGAAATGTTCCCTTTGTAGTTGACAACGGAGCTGGTGTTTTCACGCGACGCCCTAGAGAAACAGCTCGGATCGTTGCAGAATGGTTTACCACCAAAAGCGACGAGCTGAAAAGGATGTCAGCGAACGCGCTTAAACTCGCACAACCTAATGCTGTATTTGATATTGTGAAGGATATACATGAATTGGCATGCCAGAGAGGTCCTCTTGCCAACATTCCTTATATGTTAACATCTTCATTTTCAAGCCTAATTTAG
- the LOC132603112 gene encoding actin-related protein 2/3 complex subunit 3 gives MVYHSSFVDEAGISKACGCPLLPLKSHIRGPAPVSEQDTTDIVDEAITFFRANVFFKNFDIKSSSDKLLIYLTLYINIALKRLEGCRTLAEGTKAIINLGLENVPVPGEAGFPFPGLFSPAQSLKEAELFRNYLKQIREETSGRLLSVAYRPNGTPNKWWSAFSKRKFMNMVLP, from the exons ATG GTTTATCACTCCAGCTTTGTTGACGAGGCAGGAATTAGTAAAGCTTGTGGATGCCCTTTATTACCTCTGAAAAGCCATATAAGGGGACCTGCTCCAGTTTCAGAACAAG ATACAACCGATATTGTCGATGAAGCAATCACATTCTTCCGAGCAAATGTCTTCTTCAAAAACTTTGATATTAAAAGCTCATCTGACAAGCTACTTATCTATTTGACATTGTATATCAATATCGCTTTAAAGAGGCTTGAAGGTTGCCGAACTTTAGCTGAAGGAACCAAGGCTATCATCAACCTAGGTCTGGAAAATGTTCCTGTACCTGGAGAGGCAGGTTTCCCGTTCCCAGGCTTATTTTCTCCAGCCCAATCTCTAAAAGAAGCAG AACTATTCAGGAATTATCTGAAGCAAATAAGGGAGGAAACTAGCGGGAGATTATTAAGTGTTGCTTATCGACCTAATGGAACTCCTAACAAATGGTGGTCAGCATTTTCCAAGAGAAAGTTTATGAACATGGTTCTTCCTTGA
- the LOC132603113 gene encoding ubiquitin C-terminal hydrolase 22-like has product MSNNNENHHLIHSSIGNTRPESETENGSSTGSCEHLSELRSKFGSNPFRNFPNCVKVKPFGRASILRDPELIRCGACEKTPPHAPLRLYACVTCAMVFCPVHAPSHAPDSDPSLHNIAVDISRAELYCGACGDQVYDRDFDAAVVLAQTEERGEHAQENTPKRRRVEYKPWTPEVQEQVLIVGNSSPFPSQIISNDETTTTQELVQWGLRGLNNLGNTCFMNSVLQALLHTPPLRNYFLSDKHNRYYCQRKNSSVVTRSSSSGGGGGDGANKNNNSMLCLACDLDAMFSAVFSGNRTPISPAKFLYSWWKHASNLASYEQQDAHEFFISVLDGIHERMQNDKGKTQSPGSGDCCIAHRVFSGILRSDVMCTACGFTSTTYDPCIDISLDLELSQGSSTKMTSKKSHKKEAEPGKSSQNGRLSTLRGCLDHFTRPEKLGSDQKFFCQHCQVRQESLKQMSIRKLPLVSCFHIKRFEHSVIKKMSRKVDHYLQFPFSLDMSPYLSSSILRSRFGNRIFSFDGDEQDAPCESSSEFELFAVITHTGKLDAGHYVTYLRLSNQWYKCDDAWITQVSENIVRAAQGYMMFYVQKMLYYKASEKQG; this is encoded by the exons ATGTCTAACAACAACGAGAATCATCATCTGATCCATTCTTCAATCGGTAATACCCGACCCGAATCCGAAACGGAAAACGGATCTAGTACTGGTTCATGTGAGCATTTATCGGAGCTCCGATCTAAATTCGGGTCAAACCCGTTTCGCAACTTCCCTAACTGCGTCAAAGTTAAACCATTTGGCCGCGCGTCAATCCTACGCGATCCAGAGTTGATTCGTTGCGGCGCGTGCGAAAAAACTCCTCCACACGCGCCGTTGCGATTGTACGCTTGCGTCACGTGCGCTATGGTCTTCTGTCCCGTCCACGCGCCGTCTCACGCGCCAGATTCCGATCCTTCGCTCCACAACATTGCGGTCGACATCTCACGCGCCGAGCTCTACTGCGGCGCGTGCGGTGATCAGGTCTACGACCGAGACTTCGACGCCGCGGTCGTGCTCGCCCAAACCGAGGAGCGTGGGGAGCACGCGCAGGAGAACACGCCGAAGAGGCGGCGCGTGGAGTACAAGCCGTGGACACCGGAGGTGCAAGAGCAAGTCTTGATTGTCGGTAATTCGAGTCCATTTCCAAGTCAAATTATAAGCAATGatgaaacaacaacaacacaagaatTAGTACAATGGGGTTTAAGAGGACTTAATAATCTTGGAAATACTTGTTTTATGAATTCAGTATTACAAGCATTGTTACATACACCACCATTGAGGAATTATTTCTTGAGTGATAAGCATAATAGATATTATTGCCAGAGGAAGAATAGTAGCGTCGTAACGAGGAGTAGtagtagtggtggtggtggtggtgatggtgcTAACAAGAATAATAACTCTATGTTGTGTTTGGCTTGTGATTTGGATGCAATGTTTTCGGCGGTTTTTTCAGGCAATCGGACCCCGATTAGTCCAGCAAAGTTCCTCTACAG CTGGTGGAAGCATGCATCAAATCTTGCAAGTTATGAACAGCAGGATGCTCATGAGTTTTTCATTTCCGTGCTTGATGGGATTCATGAAAGAATGCAGAATGATAAGGGAAAGACCCAGAGTCCAG GAAGCGGGGACTGTTGCATTGCTCATAGAGTATTTTCTGGAATCTTGCGGTCTGATGTCATGTGTACAGCTTGTGGCTTCACATCTACTACATATGATCCATGTATAGACATCTCATTGGACTTGGAACTGAGCCAGGGGAGTTCAACAAAGATGACATCAAAGAAGTCTCACAAAAAAGAAGCAGAACCCGGAAAGTCTAGCCAAAACGGTCGACTTTCTACGCTGaggggatgtttagatcattttACAAGACCTGAGAAATTGGGTTCTGATCAGAAGTTCTTCTGCCAACATTGTCAAGTGAGACAGGAATCTCTTAAACAGATGTCGATAAGAAAGCTGCCTTTGGTTTCTTGCTTCCATATCAAAAGGTTCGAGCATTCCGTGATTAAGAAAATGTCAAGGAAGGTTGATCACTACCTACAGTTTCCTTTTTCCTTGGACATGTCACCTTACCTCTCTTCATCGATATTAAGGAGTCGATTTGGAAATAGAATCTTCTCCTTTGACGGGGACGAGCAAGACGCGCCCTGTGAATCGTCCTCGGAATTTGAGCTGTTTGCTGTCATCACCCATACCGGTAAACTTGATGCTGGCCATTACGTAACATATCTGAGGTTAAGTAACCAATGGTACAAATGTGATGATGCTTGGATCACTCAGGTGAGCGAGAACATCGTCAGAGCTGCACAAGGATACATGATGTTCTATGTGCAGAAAATGTTGTACTACAAGGCTAGTGAAAAACAAGGTTAG